Part of the Nitrosopumilus piranensis genome is shown below.
ATAATCTAACAACTTTCGTCTAGCACTAGGATCCAATCCTACTGTAGGTTCATCTAAAAATAACAAATCCATGTCATGCATGAATTCTCGTGCAACCTGTACTCTTCTTCGTTGACCAATAGAAAGATCTTCATTTCTTTTCTTTCTAATTTCAACTAGATCAAAATCTTGTAAAAGTTGTTCCATTCTTTTTTTACGTTCAGTTTTTGTAACATTCCACATCATCCCATATTTGTCGAGTGATTTTTCAACTGACAGAGTGGGTTCGTAACTTGGTTGTTGTAAGACTACTCCAATTTTGTGGCGTATTTCTAATGGGTTTTTTATTGCATCAATCCCCAATATTGTGAGGGAGCCATTTGATGGAGGAATTAAAGTAGTGAGTAATTTGATGGTAGTTGATTTTCCTGCTCCATTTGGGCCTAAAAATCCAAAAACCTGTCCAGGTTTTACTGATAAAACTATATCATCTACAGCTTTGATTGAACCATATAATTTGGACAAATGGCTAACATCAATACAGGACATATTGAAACTGCGATCATCCTACTAATTTAGTTAATCAGTTGTTTCATCATAGATTTTGTTGTAGTTTGACAAATTAAGAGACAATATATTCAAAACAAAAAAAATTTAGAATTATTGATGTGTAATTGACAATAAAGCGATCTAATTTGGTAAAGATTCAATACAATAAGATAATGAAATTTTTATTAATAGAATAAAGATAGAAATTATAAATTGTCTGAATTTGATAGTCTTATTGAAAAATTAATTGAGCAAAAACCAGAACTAACTAGAGAAATTATTGAAGAGCAAATAAAACTAAAAAAAGAGAAAATCGGTGCAGGGTATCTAACTGATCAAGGAGCTTTATTCTTAATTGCATCAGATTATGGTGTAACATTATCTGGACCACTAAAAGTTGAAATGAGTTTGAAGGATCTCTATGCTGGAGCAAAAGAAATATCATTAGAAACTAGAGTTTTGAATTTATCACCTGCAAAACAATTTTCAAGAAAAGATGGTTCTCCATTTTACCTTAGAACTATGACAGTATACGATGATGCAAACTCTACAGCAAGTGTGAAATTATGGGATGAAAAAGCCAACCTTCCTGGAATTGAAAATCTAAAACCAGGGGACTTGA
Proteins encoded:
- a CDS encoding ABC transporter ATP-binding protein; amino-acid sequence: MSCIDVSHLSKLYGSIKAVDDIVLSVKPGQVFGFLGPNGAGKSTTIKLLTTLIPPSNGSLTILGIDAIKNPLEIRHKIGVVLQQPSYEPTLSVEKSLDKYGMMWNVTKTERKKRMEQLLQDFDLVEIRKKRNEDLSIGQRRRVQVAREFMHDMDLLFLDEPTVGLDPSARRKLLDYLKNKVKTGLTIFYTTHILTEAEYLCDEIAILDKGKIITVDSPEALKNKFGKEKTIKIHLLEKNPKISNLLNGISDCKINFESGTNIVIHSEQSELVLLKVLKILNDNEIEIEDLSAVPTNLEEIFLKMVRENASNN